One Xenopus tropicalis strain Nigerian chromosome 8, UCB_Xtro_10.0, whole genome shotgun sequence genomic window carries:
- the LOC100491664 gene encoding vomeronasal type-2 receptor 26 translates to MGKSHDCRTEITLIAPDITVGWILLGTSTGRTNHFIMLTSLQYYRHFLAAIFAIEEINSNQNILPNVTLGFHIHDSWANERKAISSTFSMLTGSSDYVPNYKCTQNRIPSAFIGHLLSSVSNVMYQITSIYGFPQVSYGAVDPAFSDRIRFPLFYRTVPSETAQYQVIIQLIKAFNWNWVGMISSDDETHQKASEEMKTEIIKNGICVAFLVQIGERDGSSLRFALQAIRQANASVVIVYSRTVIFLFCLIYLYNLSTNVVWLMLSPLASASGELYNNEFNGSLVIFFCQGNIPGLKDFLYKADPSRFPKDPFTAAVWLEVFGCHSAQAFPKSPSRSYRLCNANDTLKRLEHYGYDVNYFRLTYSMYIAVYAGAHALHAMYTDKTSGGTILHPDKTTNGLMPTQIYCVGNIQFTSRFSEIPVSRCSASCLPGYRKTFVKGKHVCCYECVQCSEGEISPLPDMDNCMRCPEDQWSNESRDKCIMRAIDFLSYKDLFGVALTTTALVLSCFTSAVFCIFLKYKKSPIVKANNQELSYLLLLSLMLSFLCSLLFIGRPTKVTCLLRQTSFGIIFAICISSILGKTITVIIAFTATRPGSRLRNYVGTRVPKYILLLCTLPEVFICALWLIISPPFPDYDTHSATGKIILQCNEGSPSAFYIMVGYIALLAFVSFFVAYLARKLPDIFNEAQYITFSMLLFCSVWISFILAYVSTTGKYLAAVEIFAILVSSAGLLGLIFIPKCYFIFFKPPVSTRGHLI, encoded by the exons ATGGGGAAAAGTCATGATTGTCGGACAGAAATAACTCTAATTGCTCCAGATATTACTGTTGGCTGGATTCTTTTGGGTACCTCAACTGGGAGAACGAACCACTTTATCATGCT TACCTCCCTCCAGTATTATCGTCACTTTCTTGCTGCCATTTTTGCCATTGAGGAAATCAACAGCAACCAGAACATTCTGCCTAATGTGACCTTGGGATTCCATATCCATGATTCCTGGGCCAATGAGAGAAAAGCCATTAGCAGTACATTTAGTATGCTGACAGGGAGCAGTGATTATGTGCCTAACTACAAGTGCACCCAGAACAGGATTCCCAGTGCATTCATAGGGCACCTACTGTCTTCTGTATCTAATGTCATGTATCAGATCACTAGCATCTATGGCTTTCCACAA GTTAGTTACGGAGCTGTGGATCCTGCATTCAGTGACAGAATCCGCTTCCCATTATTCTATCGAACAGTGCCAAGTGAAACTGCCCAGTACCAAGTAATCATCCAGCTCATCAAGGCTTTTAATTGGAACTGGGTAGGGATGATATCCTCTGATGATGAGACGCACCAGaaagccagtgaagagatgaagACTGAGATCATTAAGAATGGAATCTGTGTAGCTTTCCTTGTACAGATTGGTGAAAGAGATGGTTCAAGTTTACGCTTTGCTTTGCAAGCAATAAGGCAGGCAAATGCCAGTGTTGTCATAGTATATAGTAGAACAGTAATCTTtctgttttgtcttatttatCTATATAACTTATCAACTAATGTGGTGTGGCTAATGCTGTCCCCTTTGGCATCAGCTTCAGGGGAACTATATAATAATGAGTTTAATGGATCCCttgttatatttttttgtcaAGGAAACATTCCAGGGCTAAAAGACTTTCTTTACAAGGCTGATCCTTCAAGGTTTCCTAAAGACCCATTTACTGCTGCAGTTTGGTTAGAAGTGTTTGGTTGTCACTCTGCACAAGCCTTTCCTAAGTCTCCATCCAGATCCTACCGTTTATGTAATGCCAATGATACATTAAAGCGACTTGAGCATTATGGATATGATGTGAATTATTTCAGattaacatacagtatgtacattgcTGTATATGCTGGGGCCCATGCACTCCATGCTATGTATACTGATAAAACCAGTGGTGGAACCATCTTGCATCCTGATAAAACAACAAATGGACTGATGCCAACACAG ATATATTGTGTAGGGAATATCCAATTTACCTCCCGATTTTCAGAG ATCCCAGTCTCAAGGTGCAGTGCCAGCTGTCTCCCTGGTTACAGAAAAACTTTTGTGAAGGGAAAACACGTTTGCTGTTATGAGTGTGTTCAGTGCTCAGAAGGAGAAATATCCCCATTGCCAG ACATGGACAATTGCATGAGATGTCCTGAAGACCAATGGTCCAATGAGAGCAGAGATAAATGTATCATGAGAGCCATTGACTTCCTTTCTTATAAAGATCTTTTTGGTGTGGCTCTAACCACTACTGCTTTGGTTCTGTCATGTTTCACATCTGcagttttttgcattttcttaAAATACAAGAAGAGCCCCATTGTGAAAGCCAATAATCAGGAGCTCAGttaccttcttcttctttccctcaTGCTATCCTTTCTTTGTTCCTTACTATTTATTGGAAGGCCTACAAAGGTCACCTGTTTGTTGAGACAAACTTCATTTGGTATCATCTTTGCTATTTGTATTTCTTCCATTTTGGGGAAAaccattactgttattattgccttcactGCCACTAGACCTGGAAGCCGGCTCAGGAACTATGTTGGTACCCGGGTCCCTAAATACATTCTTCTACTATGTACACTTCCTGAGGTTTTCATCTGTGCACTTTGGCTCATAATctctcccccattccctgacTATGACACTCACTCTGCAACAGGAAAGATCATTTTGCAGTGCAATGAGGGATCACCTAGTGCATTCTACATAATGGTTGGTTACATTGCCTTGTTGGCTTTTGTGAGTTTCTTTGTTGCTTATCTTGCCCGTAAATTACCAGACATATTTAATGAAGCACAATACATAACCTTCAGCATGTTGCTGTTCTGCAGTGTATGGATCTCCTTCATCCTGGCCTATGTGAGCACCACAGGCAAATATTTAGCAGcggtggagatatttgccatccttGTTTCCAGTGCAGGACTTCTTGGCCTTATATTTATCCCTAAGT